The Pollutimonas sp. M17 sequence TGCTCGCGCGCGGAGCGGATCCCAATGAAATCAGCCCCAAGGGCCAGCCCGCCATCATGCAGGCCATACGGGATGGCGCCTGGGATGTCTATGACGTTCTGGCGGCCAATCCCAAAACCGCCTTGAACGCCATCAACGTCAACCGCGAAACGCCGCTCATGTACCTGGCCGTCGTGGGGGAAACGAAACGGGCACAGGAACTCATACGGCGCGGAGCCATGGTCAATCGCCTGGGTTGGACGCCCTTGCAGTATGCGGCGTCCAAGGGGCATCTGGATACGGTGAAAATGCTGGTCGCCAACAAGGCCACGGTCAATGCTCCGGGCCCGGATGGCACGACGGCCCTGATGATGGCGGCCTATGGGGGCAGCGAACCGGTGGTGCGTTTCCTGCTGGAGTCGGGCGCCGACGCAACCATGCAGAATTTGCAGAAGCAGGACGCGGCCGACTGGGCTCGATTGAAGAAACATACGGCACTGGCCGAAAAACTGGATGAATTGAGCGCCAAGGTTCTGGCCCAGCGGGCCGCCCTGCGCAATCGCGGCGATTCGGGGGGGCAGGCGGATTCCGGCGATGGCGTCAAGACGGTGGATCTGAATGACGGCGCTGCTACCGCGCCCGCCACGGCCGCGGCGAAAAAGAAGGAGCCGGCCAAGGATGCCTCGTCGACGTCGCGCTATTTCGACCTGGACCGCTTCAACGAACCGGCCGAGCCCTGACGGGCCTTGCACGCTTACCAACGGCGCCGCCGCATTGAGCAGTGGCGCCGTGTCTCCGACGAGACTATGGAGGCTTTAGGCCGGCATATAGGCGGGTTTCAGTATGCCCCGCAACTCGCTGTAGGGCATCAGCAGTTCAGGCTGCCCCGATGAATAGGGTGCGATCAGGTAGGAATCGTACTTGACGACCAGGCCCTGATCGGTGAAGCCGAAATTCGAGCTGACCTGGAAGGGCCAGATTCGATGGTAAGTGTCGGGGTCATTCTGTGCATCGGGGTTGGTGGCCAGCCAGCGCTGGTGGGCCGCCCTCAAGGCGGCGACATAGTCGTCGCCCTTGCCTGGTTCCAGAATGTCGGCCAGGCCCAGCACCCGGCCTGCGTCGTTGTCCCAGTTGAGAAACTGGGTGGCCGAAATACCGTGAGCCGCACCTGTGTAGTATTGCCAGGTATTCAGTTCGACCACGGTCAGGTGCCGGTTGCGATAGCGCGTTTTGGCGGCAAGCAGGGTCGAATCGCGCGGCGCCGCCGTTTTCCAGAAATAATCCTGGTATTGCTGCACCGTGGCATAAGGCGGCGCGCTGCTGTCCACGCCCGTCATGGTGGCCAGGGCATGGTCGATCAGTTCGTTCAGCCGCGTCTGACCCGGGAACACAATGGAATCCAGCTTCAGTGTGGGGCAGTCGCCGGTGCAGCCGGGCTTGCGGCGCTCCCACTTGACCTCCTGGGTAAACAGGCCCTCTTTGCCGCTTTGCTGAGCGGTTTCAGCGGGTATCAGCGAGATATTGTCCTTGGGGCCGCTGGCGCAGGCGGACAGGAAGACGACGGTGGAAAGCAGGGCGGCGCGCCGCACTCTAGGGAATAAAAACGGGGATATGCTCATTTGACGGTGCCGGCATTCTGGCCAAAAAGGATTTTGCGCGATTCCTCGTCGCCGACCGAGGGAAGCGCGTTTATCTGCTGGGCTTTCTCGTAGGCCCGCAAGGTGGCGGGACGGGCGGCGATGGCATCGAACCATCGCTTCAGATGGGGAAAGTCGTCCAGGTTCTGGCTCTGGCGTTCGTGCGGAACGATCCAAGGATAGCAGGCCATGTCGGCGATGGAATAATCGCCGGCGATGAACTCGCGGTCGGCCAGGCGCTTGTTGAGCACGCCATACAGGCGGCCGGTTTCGCGCACGTAGCGGTCGATGGCGTAGGGAATCTTGTCCTGGGCGTAGGTGTTGAAGTGGTGATTCTGGCCCGCCATGGGCCCCAGTCCGCCCATCTGCCAGAACAGCCATTGCAGCACGTCGGCGCGGCCGCGCAGCGTGCCGGGTATGAATTTGCGCGTCTTGTCGGCCAGGTACAGCAGGATGGCGCCGGATTCGAACAGTGAAACGGGTTCGCCGCCGTCGGCGGGCGCACGGTCGATGATGGCGGGTATGCGGTTGTTGGGAGCGATGTCCAGAAAGTGCGGCTGGAACTGCTCTCCCTTGCCGATGTTGATCGGGAAAATCGTATAGGGCAGGCCGGCCTCTTCCAGAAACAGGGTGATCTTGTGTCCGTTGGGCGTGGTCCAGTAATACAGGTCGATCATGGGTATCCTTTGTCAGGCGGAGGCCGGCTTGGCATCCAATGCTTTTTCGATATCGGCCCGCAAGGCCTCCGGCTTGGTGGCCGGGCCGTAGCGCTTGATCACCCGGCCATCGCGCCCCAGCAGGAATTTGGTGAAATTCCACTTGATGGCCTGGCTGCCCAGCACGCCCGCCTTTTCATTCTTGAGCCAGCCGTACAAGGGATGCGCTTGCGGGCCGTTGACTTCGATTTTTTCAAACAAGGGGAAACTGACGCCGTAGTTGGCGGAGCAGAATGCGGCGATCTGTTCGGGGCTGCCCGGTTCCTGGCGGCCGAACTGGTTGCAAGGAAACGCCAGCACTGAAAAACCCCGATCCTGGTAACTGCGGTGCAAGGCTTCCAGGCCCGCGTACTGCGGCGTAAAACCGCATTCGGAGGCCACGTTCACGATGAGCAGCACTTGATTGGCGTAACGCGACAAATCGACGTTTTCGCCTTGCAGCGACTTTGCCGAGAAAGAATGCAGGGTGGTCATGGGCGATTGCTTTTCCGGGCCGGGAGGGTCAGTGTACTTTACCATTCAGCGCCCATTTCCTGACCGCGGCCAGGGTGTTGGGCACGTGGCCGTCCGGGTCGGAGCTGCTGTACTCGTAATAGATTTTATGGTCCGGCGTAATCACATAGGAAACCCGGTTGGCCATGGCGGGCATGAAGGCCATCTTGGCATCGTAGGCCTTGATGACCTTGCCGTCGGGATCGGCTCCGACGGCGAATTTTCCGCGGCATTCGCTGACCGAGAATTCCTTCAGCTTTTCCAGCCCATCGGCGGAAACACCCAGCACGGTGGCGCCGTATTGCTTGTACTCGTCGATGGCTTCGGCAAAATTATGCGCCTCGATGGTGCAGCCCTTGGTGAACGCGGCGGGATAGAAATACAGCACCACGGGGCCGTTGCGCAAGGCTTCCTGTAAGGAAAAGGGAAAGGCTTTTCCGGCCTGCGTGGCCTCCAGGGTGAAGGAAGGCGCCGGGTCGCCGGGCTTCAATTGCGCATGCGCCGTGGCCGGGGCCAGGCAGGAAAGGGCCAGTGCGGCGGATGCGGCCAGGGCGGCCCGATGAAAATAAGTCATGATCATTCCTTCAAGCTGTGGATGCGGCCCTCGGCGGAGCGGTCAGCGATGGAACAGCCATTTTCATCCAGTCCCTGCGTTTCCACAAGAAGTGCCGTCAAAGTCGGCTACTATGTCGGCTTCAGCTTCATTACACGTTTATGTCAGCCCACGGCCATGACCACGATTTATCACAATCCCCGCTGCGGCACCTCGCGCACGGTGTTGCAAACCCTGCAAGAACGCGGCCTGCAGCCCGAGATCATCGAGTATTTGAAAACGCCCTTGTCCCGCGACCAGCTGGCCGCCCTGATCAGCGCTGCCGGACTGACCGTGCGCGAGGCGATACGCGCCAAGGAAGACCTGTTCCAGGAACTGGGGCTGGACGATCCCGCGCTGGACGACGAGCGGCTGCTGCAGGCCATGGCGCAGCACCCGGTGCTGATGAACCGTCCCTTCGTCACCACGGCCAAGGGCACCCGCCTTTGCCGGCCCGCCGCCCTCGTCGACGAGCTCATTTGAACAATGCCCGGGCGGCCGCCGGCCGCGCAAGCCGCCACCCGGCGTTGACGGGCCCGGCCCCATGAGCCCCCCATGACGCTGCAGACCTTCGCTCTTGTCATCAGCGCGGCTATTCTGCACGCGGCCTGGAATCTTCTATCCAAGAAGGCCGCCGCCGCGGCCGGCCATTTCGTGTTTTCCTACCGCCTGCTGTCCTCGGTGCTGTATGCGCCGTGGGTCGTCTATATTTTCTGGGCCGACGGAATGGACTGGAGCCTGGCAGCGATCCTGTTCATCGCCTTGTCCAGCGTCCTGCATCTTTGCTACAGCCTGTGCCTGCAATGGGGCTACCATGCCGCCGACCTGTCCGTGGTGTATCCCATCGCGCGCGGCACGGGGCCGCTGCTGTCCAGCCTGGCCGCCTTCATCCTGCTGGGCGAACGGCCGTCCACCTTCGGCGTGCTCGGCATCGCCTGCGTGGTCGCGGGCATCCTGCTGATCGCCTCCGGCGGCAATCTGCGCCGTTTCGCCAACCCGCAAGCGCTGGCCGGCGTGCGCTGGGGCTTTTTCATCGGCCTGTTCATCGCCGCCTACACCGTGGCGGATGCCTACAGCGTGAAGGTCCTGCTGGTCGCTCCGGTGATCCTGGACTGGTTGTCCGCGACCGGGAATGCGCTGATCATGGCGCCTCGGGCCTGGGTGCGCCGCGCGGACATGATGGCGCAAATGCGCGGAAAATGGGGCTATGCGCTGGCGGTGGGCGCCTTGTCGCCGATGGCCTACATTCTGGTCCTCTATGCCCTGCAGCTGGGCGGCCCGGTCAGCCTGGTGGCTCCGCTGCGCGAGACCTCGCTGATGATCGCGACCGTGGCGGGATTCTTCATACTGAAGGAAAAAGTCTCGGCCGCCCGGGTCATGGGTTGCGCGGTGATCGTGGCGGGCGTGATCTTGCTGGCCCGATAGCACGCGTCGCGCTCCATGCCCGGTTGCGCAGAACGGGCATGGCCGCGCTCAGACGGTCTGTTCGGCGAAGATATGCATCTGCCTGGGCCGGGCGATCAGGGTTTCGTTTCCCTTCAGTCCCAGCTGCGAGAACCGTTCGGCTGAAATGACGGCTTCGATCCGTTCCGACGTATCGGCCCGCTTCAGTTCCAGCTGCGCCAGCGGCCCTATGGCGTGGACGTGTTCCAGCTGCACGACAATGCCCGGGGCATCCGGCGTATAGCGATCGATCTCGATGTCGTGCGGCCGCACGTAGGCGGTGCCGTGGGCCGCGCTCGCGTCCCGGTGGCCGGGCGCCTCCAGCACGGTATCGCCCGTTTCCAGCAGTCCGTCGCGGATGCGGCCATGAAACAGGTTCACATGGCCCAGGAAGCCATAGACGAAAGGCGTGGCGGGCTGGTTGTAGACCTGGGCGGGCGCGCCGGTCTGCTCCACCTTGCCCTGGTTCATCACGACGATTTCATCGGCCACTTCCAGGGCCTCTTCCTGATCGTGGGTGACGAAGATGCTGGTGACCTGCAATTCATCGTGCAGGCGCCGCAGCCAGCGCCGCAGTTCCTTGCGCACCTTGGCGTCCAGCGCGCCGAAGGGTTCGTCCAGCAGCAGCACGCGCGGTTCGACCGCCAGGGCGCGCGCCAGGGCAATGCGCTGGCGCTGGCCGCCCGACAGCGCCGAGGGCTTGCGGTCGGCGATCCAGTCCAGTTGCACCAGTTCCAGCAGGCGAGTGACTTTTTCCTTGATGGCGGCATCGGTCGGACGCTCTTTGCGCGGCTTGACGCGCAGTCCGAAAGCGATGTTCTCGAACACGCTCATGTGCTTGAAGAGCGCATAGTGCTGGAACACGAAGCCAACCTGGCGCTCGCGCACATGGCGCTCAGTGGCGCTTTCATTGTCCAGCAGTATGTCGCCCGAGTCGGGGTGCTCCAGGCCGGCGATGATGCGCAGCAAGGTGGTCTTGCCGCAGCCCGACGGCCCCAGCAGGGCCGTCAGCTTGCCGTCGGGAAATTTCAGGGATACGTCGTCCAGGGCGGTGAAGCCGCCAAACCGTTTTTGTATATTGCGTACTTCGATGCTCATGATCAGTGCTCCTGGATGGCCTGCGGGGTCGTCGTGCCGCGGGTCCGCCATTCGACCCACGATTTCAGGGCCAGCGTCACCAGCGCCAGCATCGCCAGCAGCGATGCCACGGCGAACGCCGCCGAAAAGTTGTATTCGTTGTAGAGAATTTCCACGTGCAGGGGGATGGTGTTGGTCAGGCCCCGGATGTGGCCGGAGACCACCGACACCGCCCCGAACTCGCCCATGGCGCGCGCGTTGCAGAGAATCACGCCGTACAGCAGCCCCCACTTGATGTTGGGCAGCGTGACGTGCACAAAGGTTTGCCAGCCCGTGGCGCCCAGCACCAGGGCTGCTTCCTCTTCTTCGCTGCCTTGCGATTGCATCAGCGGAATCAGTTCGCGGGCGACAAAAGGAAAGGTGACGAAGACGGTCGCCAGCACGATGCCCGGCACGGCGAACAGTATCTTGATGTCATGCTGGTACAACCAGTCTCCCATCCAGCCCTGGGCGCCGAACAACAACACGTAGATCAGGCCGGAGATCACCGGCGACACCGAGAAGGGCAGGTCGATGAGGGTGATCAGCAGGTTCTTGCCGCGGAACTCGAATTTGGCGATGCACCAGGCGGCGGATACGCCGAATGCCAGATTGAGCGGCACGGCGATGGCGGCTGTCAGCAGGGTCAGCCTGATGGCCGCCAGCGCGTCGGGCTCGACGATGGCGGCTACGTATGCGTCCCACCCTTTGCGGAAGGCCTCGGCGAAGACGGCGAACAGGGGCACGAAAAGGAAAAGCCCAAGGAAAAGGAGGGCGGCGAGTATCAACAGGCAGCGTACCCAGGGAGGCTCCAGCGTGGCCGGCGCGCTCCTGTTGCGGGCGCCGGCCACTCCCGCGCCCGGGGTTAGGGCGGCCGGCGATCCGGCGGCCGGCGATCCGGCGGCCGGCGCCCCGGTGACTGGAGCGGCAAGCGTGCCATTCAGTGTATTCATTTTCAGCTCCTGGCGGCCTGGCTGCCGCGCCGCGTCCAGGCTTGCAGCACATTGATGGCAAGCAGCAGCGCAAACGAGGCCGACAGCATGACGACGGCGATGGCGGTGGCGCCCGCATAGTCGTATTGCTCCAGCTTGGTCACGATCAGCAGGGGGGTGATTTCCGAAACCATGGGCATGTTCCCGGCAATGAAGATGACCGAGCCGTACTCGCCGGTGGCGCGGGCGAACGCCATGGCAAAGCCGGTCAGCAGGGCCGGCAGTATGGTCGGGAAGACCACCCGCAGGAAAGTCTGGAGGCGATTGGCGCCCAGGCTGGCCGCGGCTTCCTCCAGCTCCTGCTCCGCCTCTTCCAGCACCGGCTGGACGGTGCGTACGACGAAAGGCAGGCCTATGAAGGTAAGCGCCACCATCACGCCCAGCGGAGTGAATGCCACCTTCACGCCCGCCAGCTCCAGGTATCGCCCCAGCCAGCCATTGGGCGCGTACAGCGCCGTCAAGGCGATTCCGGCCACGGCGGTGGGCAGGGCGAAAGGTAGATCCACCAGCGCGTCCACCAGCTTCTTGCCGGGAAAGCGGTAGCGCACCAGCACCCAGGCGACGATGGCGCCAAAAATCAGGTTGATGGCGGCGGCCAGGAGGGAGACACCGAAACTGAGCCGGTATGAGGCGATGACCCTGGGCGAGGCGATGGCCTGCCAGAAGCCCTCCCACGTCAGGGTGAACGTCTTCAGGAAGACGGCCGACAAGGGGATCAGGACAATCAGGGCAAGATAAAGCAAGGTGAAGCCCAGGGTAATGCCAAAGCCGGGAATGACCCGGAAAGGCTTGGGGCTGCTTGCCAGGGGAAGGGCGATGCTGGACATTCGATTACTCATGCATGATGGAGGCGTCGGGCGCGATTGCGTCGGCGCCGCCCGTAAGCGGCGCCGACGCTAAGGCCGCTACTTGGCTGCCGGCTGGTATATCTGGTCGAAGACTCCGCCGTCGCCAAAGTGATGCTTTTGCGCCTTGGCCCATCCGCCCGCCACCTCGTCGATGGTGAACAGCTTTATCTTTGGATACTGCGCCGCGTACTTCGCGGCGATCTTTTCCGACGTGGGCCGGTAGTAATTCCTGCCGGCGATGTCCTGGCCCAGGTCCGAATACAGGTATTGCAGATAGGCCTGGGCCACCTTGCGCGTTCCCTTCTTGTCGACGGTCTTGTCCACGATGGCCACGGGCGGTTCGGCCAGGATGCTGACCGACGGGGCCACGATTTCAACCTTGTCCGGGCCCAGTTCCTTGATGGCCAGCAGCGCTTCGTTCTCCCAGGCCAGCAGCACGTCGCCGATGCCGCGTTCGACAAAGGTGGTGGTCGAGCCGCGCGCACCGGAATCGAGCACCGGCACCTGCTTGAACAACTGGCCCACGAACTTCCTGGCGCTTTCCTCATTTCCTCCCGGCAGGCCCAGGGCATAGCCCCAGGCGGCCAGGTAGTTCCAGCGCGCGCCGCCCGAAGTCTTGGGGTTGGGCGTGATGATGGACACGCCCGGCTTGATCAGGTCGTCCCAATCCTTGATGTGCTTGGGATTGCCCTTGCGCACCAGGAAGACAATGGTCGACGTGTAGGGGGAACTGTTCAGCGCGAATTCTTTCTGCCAACCGGGCTTGATGGCGCCCCGGGCGGCGATGGCATCGATGTCCGAAGCCAGGGCCAGCGTCACGACGTCGGCCTCCAGCCCGTCGATCACGGAGCGGGCCTGCTTGCCCGAACCGCCATGCGACTGCTTGATGGCGACCGTATCGCCGGTCCTGGCTTTCCATTCCTTGGCAAAAGCCTGGTTGAATTCCTGATAGAGCTCGCGGGTGGGGTCGTAGGAAACGTTCAAGAGCGAGATATCCGCCGCCTGGGCGGATTGCGCCGCGAAAAAGGCCAGTGCGGCGAGTGTTTTGACGACAGTGCGTAGTGCCATGCTTGCATCCTTTCTTATGATGGGCCGCGAACCAGGAATGGTTCACGGGTCCCAGGGCTCTAGACTAAGGATGAAGGACGAGAAATAGAACGATTACTTTCGCCAATGTTTATAAGCTGCGCACATTATGCGCCCGGGCTATAAGTTGAATTTCGCCCTCAAAAAAAGCCGCTCCGGAAATGGAGTATGAAATATCCGTAAATGGAGTGTAAAATGTCCATGAACGGAGAACATCATGAACCTGGCCTATGCGTACCCCCTCAGCCGCTTCGAACCGGCGGCAATGGTCGACCTGAACGACAAGCCCACGCGCGAGCGCCTTTCCGGCTCCGCCCTGAAGGGCTTCTTCAAGCTGGCCGACGCCTGGAAACTGCGCGACGAAGAGGCCTGCAATCTATTGGGGGGCCTGTCCAGCAGCGCATTCTACGAATGGAAGAAAAAACCCGACCGTGTGCTGGAGGTCGACCGCATCACGCGCATCTCCTATTTGCTGGGCATCTACAAGGCCCTGCACATCCTGTACGGCGACGAACTGGCCGACCAGTGGGTGGGCATGCCCAATCGCAACATCATTTTCAAGGGCAGGACTCCGCTGGACTACATGCAGGAAGGGGGCTTGCTGGCCATGCAGACGGTCCGGCAACTGCTGGATGCGCGCCGGGGCGGGGTGTAAGTGCGCCTGCCGCCCTTGTCGCAAATCAGGCAGCACGATACCTGCCGGCTGCTGCCTTCGCGCTTCGCCGATGCCGAAGATTCCGTGCTGGCGCCGCTGGCCGACAGCCCGGCGCATCTGGCCGATCTGTTTGCGCTCGATAACGCCACCAATCAGAGGCTGGCCGCCGAGCGCGGCCTGGCGCCGGGCATAGGAATCGACGAACTGGTCTTCGGGGTGCCCAACTTCCGCATCGTCAACGCCGCCTATACCTACCCCCGTCCCGAGGGCAGCCGCTTCAACAGCGGTCTGCGGGGCGCTTGGTATTGCGCCTTCGACGTGGATACCGCCATCGCCGAAATCGTTTTCCACAAGACAGTGGAGTATGCCGAAATCGGCCATTTCCGCGACAGCGTCGACTACCAGCTCATGCTGGCCGACTTCAGCGGTCAGTTCCACGATCTGCGCCGCGCCTCCGGCTTCAGGCAGTGCCTGGATCCCGAAAGCTATGTGGCTTCGCAGGCGCTGGCCGAATCGCTGCTGGAAAACGGATCGCTGGGACTGGTGTACCCTAGCGTCCGGCGAGCCGGCGGCGTCAACCTGGCCTGCTTTCGTCCCGCCCTGGTCAATAATGTGCGGCGCGACGCGGCATACCGGCTTAGCTGGTCGGGCACGCCGGAACCGGCAGTCAAGGCCATCAAGGCAAAAAGCAAAGGCAAGAAGATACCAAGGCGCCCAGCCTGAACGCTGCGCCATTTAACAAAGAGAGGAGCACATGAGTCTTTACGCACAGTTGCAGCAACGCGCCGCCGAACACAAGCCCATACGGGTGGGCCTGATCGGCGCGGGCAAGTTCGGGTCCATGTACCTTGCGCAGATACCGCGCACGCCAGGGGTTCACCTTGTGGGCATCGCCGATCTTTCGCCGGACGCGGCCAGAACCAACCTGGAGCGCGTGGGCTGGAAGCCGGAACAGACACAGGCCGCATCGGCCCGGGATGCGCTGCGCACGGGCGCCACCTGGATCACCGACGACTGGACCGCCCTGGTCGGCGTGGCCGAGATCGACATCATCGTTGAATGCACGGGCAATCCCATCGCGGCGGTCGAGCATTGCCTGGCGGCCTTCGATCAGGGCAAGCACGTGGTCAACGTCACCGTCGAGGCGGACGCCTTCTGCGGCCCTTTGCTGGGACGCAAGGCCAAGGATGCCGGCGTCGTCTATTCCCTGGCTTTCGGCGACCAGCCCGCGCTCATCTGCGACCTGGTCGAATGGGCGCGCACCTGCGGCTTTCCGGTGGTGGCCGCCGGCCGCGGCCACAAATGGCTGCCGCATTTTTCCGAGTCCACGCCCGAAACCGTTTGGGGCTATTACGGCCTGACACCTGAACAGGCCGCGCGCGGCGGACTGAACCCCAAGATGTTCAACAGCTTCCTGGATGGATCCAAACCCTCCATAGAAAGTTCGGCCGTGGCCAACGCCACGGGCCTGGGCGTGCCGTCGAACGGGCTGCTTTATCCTCCCGCCAGCATCGAAGACATTCCCTATGTGACCCGGCCGGTGTCCGAAGGCGGGGTGCTGGAACGCAAGGGCATGGTCGAAGTCGTTTCCTCGCTCGAGGCCGACGGCCGCCGCATCCCCTACGACATACGCATGGGTGTCTGGGTGACGGTCGAGGCCGAAACCGACTACATCAAGAACTGTTTCGAGGAATACAACGCGCATACCGATCCCAGCGGCCGCTACTTCACCTTGTACAAGCGCTGGCATCTCATCGGCCTGGAGGTCGGCATGTCGGTGGCCTCCGTGGCCTTGCGCGGCGAGCCCACGGGCGTGGCCACCTGCTGGAACGCCGATGTCGTGGCCACCGCCAAGCGCGACCTTCAGGTCGGCGAACTTCTCGATGGCGAAGGCGGCTATACCGTGTGGGGCAAGCTGCTGCCGGCGGCCGCGTCGCGCACGCTGGGCGGGCTGCCTTTGGGCCTGGCGCACAACATCAAGGTCACGCGTCCGGTCAGGAAGGGGCAAAGCCTGTCCTGGGACGATGTCGCCATCGACACCACCACGTCGGCCTACAGGATACGCCGCGAAATGGAAACGATATTCGCCGCCTCCTGACGCCTTGCGCCCGATCCGGCCTTATCGCCCGCCGCAATAAAAAGGCGTAACGGCCTTGTGAAAAAGGAATAGAATCGCAAGAAAAATTTTCACTGGAAAATCTTGAAAGCGATTCGCTGGCTGATGGCGTTATGCGGCGTGCTTGCTCTGGCGGGCGGCCCGCTTGCAAGCTGGGCCGGCCCCGCACTGGCCCAGTGCAACGGAATCAAGGATCTGGTTTTCGTGCCTCATCAGGACGACGACCTGCTTTTCATGAACCCCGACATCGAATCGGCCATCGACGCCGGCGGCTGTGTCCAGGTGGTTTACCTGACGGCCAGCGAGCGGGGCGAGGGCGAGCCCTACATGCTGGGACGCGAGCGCGGTGTGCGCGCCGCCTATGCCTATATGGCGCAAACCGCCAACGAATGGACGGAAGACACCGTTGGCGTCGGAGCCCGGACGATCGCCCGTTTCACCCTGGCCGGCAACCGGCGTGTGCAGTTGCTGCATATGCGCATCAAGGATCCCTGGCTGGGCAAGGGCTGGGGCAGCTTGACGCCCCTGAGCCAGGTCGAGTCCGTGCCCGGAACCACCGCGGATTCCCTGGGTGCGTTTGCTCAGGCCTATACACGCCAGGACCTGGTGCAGACGATAGCCGGCATCATCCGCGACTATGCGCCCTCAACGATACGGCACATGGACGACACCGTGGCAGTGCCTTATACCGCCTTGTGCTGGCGCTGCGCCGGCCATGACCATCCGGATCACATCGCCAGCGCGCGTCTGGTGCGCGATGCCTTGCGGACTTTCCCGGAAGGCCTCTTTGCCGAAGTGGCTTATGTCGACTACCCCAGCCAGGAACGGGACGCCAATCTGTCTTCCGCCGAGATCGCGGACAAGACCGAAGCCTTCAGGCGCTACGCCTGGGACGATTACCGCTATTGTTCGGGCGCCGACCATTGCAAGGAGCCGGCCGGTCCGGCGGCCTCGTGGGTGGGGCGCAGCTATTACGTGTCGCGCCGCAGCGCGCCTCCGATATTGTTGCCCGCCTTGGGCGGCGGCTACCTGCTGCTGGCCGTGGGCGAGTCCAACCGGGCGGCCAACGTCTGGACCAGCACCCTGCGCCGCTGGAACAGCCTCGGCGGCCGCAGCGCGGACCCGATCGCGGCATTCCAGTATCCGGACGGCGGCGCCGGCATCCTGGCCAGGGATGCGAATGGCCGCGTGTGGACCCAGCGCCAGGATGCGCAGGGCCGCTGGGAGGGCTGGCAAGCCATCGCGGGAGCCCGCATGAAGCGCCTGCCCGCAGTCGCCGCCCAGGAGGCGGCGGCGGTGGGCCTGGGCAACGACGGCGTATTCCACTTCAGCGCCTATAGCCCGGAAGGGCGGAACTGGCCGGCGTGGATCGCCATGCCGGCCTTGCCAGGGCCGAGGCCTGCCGCGGCGCTGGCCGTGGACGCGAATGGAGCGCATGTGGTTTTTGCCTGCGATCAGGATGGCGCCGTCTGGGCCAGCACGCAAATCGCCCATGCCCCTGCAGCGGCTTCCGTTCTCGATTCCTCGATGTGGACGGCCTGGCAGCGCTTGCCCTTGCCGCCCGCCAATGGAGGCCTGGCCGCGTTGCGCAATGCCGACGGGCTTATCGAACTGTTTCTGCGCGACCGGACCACGGGGCATCTGCTTGCCTCCGTGCAGCAGCGGCCCGGCGGGGCGCAAGGTCCATGGCGGGCCGCTGTCGACATGGGTTTTTCGTACTCGGGCCAGCCGGTGGCCGCCCTGAAC is a genomic window containing:
- a CDS encoding ankyrin repeat domain-containing protein: MSTTFFPPGKAGSTPQARTGARLAAVLAGLLLSMAAHAANPSNWWVDIANDRAGSIKTMLARGADPNEISPKGQPAIMQAIRDGAWDVYDVLAANPKTALNAINVNRETPLMYLAVVGETKRAQELIRRGAMVNRLGWTPLQYAASKGHLDTVKMLVANKATVNAPGPDGTTALMMAAYGGSEPVVRFLLESGADATMQNLQKQDAADWARLKKHTALAEKLDELSAKVLAQRAALRNRGDSGGQADSGDGVKTVDLNDGAATAPATAAAKKKEPAKDASSTSRYFDLDRFNEPAEP
- a CDS encoding RsiV family protein, whose amino-acid sequence is MSISPFLFPRVRRAALLSTVVFLSACASGPKDNISLIPAETAQQSGKEGLFTQEVKWERRKPGCTGDCPTLKLDSIVFPGQTRLNELIDHALATMTGVDSSAPPYATVQQYQDYFWKTAAPRDSTLLAAKTRYRNRHLTVVELNTWQYYTGAAHGISATQFLNWDNDAGRVLGLADILEPGKGDDYVAALRAAHQRWLATNPDAQNDPDTYHRIWPFQVSSNFGFTDQGLVVKYDSYLIAPYSSGQPELLMPYSELRGILKPAYMPA
- a CDS encoding glutathione binding-like protein, with the translated sequence MIDLYYWTTPNGHKITLFLEEAGLPYTIFPINIGKGEQFQPHFLDIAPNNRIPAIIDRAPADGGEPVSLFESGAILLYLADKTRKFIPGTLRGRADVLQWLFWQMGGLGPMAGQNHHFNTYAQDKIPYAIDRYVRETGRLYGVLNKRLADREFIAGDYSIADMACYPWIVPHERQSQNLDDFPHLKRWFDAIAARPATLRAYEKAQQINALPSVGDEESRKILFGQNAGTVK
- a CDS encoding glutathione peroxidase, whose translation is MTTLHSFSAKSLQGENVDLSRYANQVLLIVNVASECGFTPQYAGLEALHRSYQDRGFSVLAFPCNQFGRQEPGSPEQIAAFCSANYGVSFPLFEKIEVNGPQAHPLYGWLKNEKAGVLGSQAIKWNFTKFLLGRDGRVIKRYGPATKPEALRADIEKALDAKPASA
- a CDS encoding peroxiredoxin, with translation MTYFHRAALAASAALALSCLAPATAHAQLKPGDPAPSFTLEATQAGKAFPFSLQEALRNGPVVLYFYPAAFTKGCTIEAHNFAEAIDEYKQYGATVLGVSADGLEKLKEFSVSECRGKFAVGADPDGKVIKAYDAKMAFMPAMANRVSYVITPDHKIYYEYSSSDPDGHVPNTLAAVRKWALNGKVH
- the arsC gene encoding arsenate reductase (glutaredoxin) (This arsenate reductase requires both glutathione and glutaredoxin to convert arsenate to arsenite, after which the efflux transporter formed by ArsA and ArsB can extrude the arsenite from the cell, providing resistance.) — translated: MTTIYHNPRCGTSRTVLQTLQERGLQPEIIEYLKTPLSRDQLAALISAAGLTVREAIRAKEDLFQELGLDDPALDDERLLQAMAQHPVLMNRPFVTTAKGTRLCRPAALVDELI
- a CDS encoding DMT family transporter, with the protein product MTLQTFALVISAAILHAAWNLLSKKAAAAAGHFVFSYRLLSSVLYAPWVVYIFWADGMDWSLAAILFIALSSVLHLCYSLCLQWGYHAADLSVVYPIARGTGPLLSSLAAFILLGERPSTFGVLGIACVVAGILLIASGGNLRRFANPQALAGVRWGFFIGLFIAAYTVADAYSVKVLLVAPVILDWLSATGNALIMAPRAWVRRADMMAQMRGKWGYALAVGALSPMAYILVLYALQLGGPVSLVAPLRETSLMIATVAGFFILKEKVSAARVMGCAVIVAGVILLAR
- a CDS encoding sulfate/molybdate ABC transporter ATP-binding protein, giving the protein MSIEVRNIQKRFGGFTALDDVSLKFPDGKLTALLGPSGCGKTTLLRIIAGLEHPDSGDILLDNESATERHVRERQVGFVFQHYALFKHMSVFENIAFGLRVKPRKERPTDAAIKEKVTRLLELVQLDWIADRKPSALSGGQRQRIALARALAVEPRVLLLDEPFGALDAKVRKELRRWLRRLHDELQVTSIFVTHDQEEALEVADEIVVMNQGKVEQTGAPAQVYNQPATPFVYGFLGHVNLFHGRIRDGLLETGDTVLEAPGHRDASAAHGTAYVRPHDIEIDRYTPDAPGIVVQLEHVHAIGPLAQLELKRADTSERIEAVISAERFSQLGLKGNETLIARPRQMHIFAEQTV